The Triticum dicoccoides isolate Atlit2015 ecotype Zavitan chromosome 6A, WEW_v2.0, whole genome shotgun sequence genome has a window encoding:
- the LOC119319040 gene encoding pollen allergen Phl p 5b-like, translating into MSIMPIANNFHQENANNIIAVQVRWKKPEPSVVTTEAISMRNGLKFASSLGFTRMEAESDSLIVIESCDGQTRWWDEMAAIFVECVDISFLIGKPAADGTKVKVLAGEGKATTVEQKFIEKVNQAFKKALDAANAAAPDDKFSVFDAAFNREIKQCLAGMSAKFIAMIDRAFKIAYNSAVAATNAQEKFSCLVLTLTEALRFIAATLDAHAIKPAMEEVVAGGMKAAAGATQVIKKLDKVIKAASAAAKEAPKADRILVFQAALNKAIKDQMGPGYDGSKTTSDLDAAFKTAVDSAATSKPEAKDTDLYSKEIHHLFLG; encoded by the exons ATGTCGATTATGCCTATAGCTAATAATTTTCATCAAGAAAATGCAAATAATATTATAGCAGTGCAAGTTAGATGGAAGAAACCGGAGCCCAG CGTGGTTACGACCGAGGCGATATCAATGCGGAATGGTCTGAAATTTGCAAGCTCGCTAGGTTTCACGCGGATGGAGGCGGAGTCGGACTCATTGATAGTAATTGAATCTTGTGATGGCCAGACAAGATGGTGGGATGAAATGGCTGCAATTTTCGTTGAATGTGTAGACATTTCGTTTCTGATTGGGAAG CCCGCCGCCGATGGCACTAAGGTCAAGGTGCTGGCCGGGGAGGGGAAGGCGACGACCGTCGAGCAGAAGTTCATCGAGAAGGTGAACCAAGCGTTCAAGAAGGCTCTGGACGCGGCCAACGCGGCGGCGCCCGACGACAAGTTTTCGGTGTTCGACGCCGCCTTCAACAGGGAGATCAAGCAGTGCCTCGCCGGCATGAGTGCCAAATTCATCGCCATGATCGACCGCGCCTTCAAGATAGCGTACAactccgccgtcgccgccaccaacGCGCAGGAAAAGTTCTCCTGCTTGGTGCTCACCCTCACGGAGGCCCTCCGCTTCATTGCCGCCACCCTGGACGCCCACGCCATCAAGCCAGCCATGGAGGAGGTGGTTGCCGGAGGCATGAAGGCCGCGGCCGGCGCGACGCAGGTCATCAAGAAGCTCGACAAGGTCATCAAGGCAGCCTCCGCTGCTGCCAAAGAAGCTCCGAAAGCCGACAGGATCCTCGTGTTCCAAGCCGCCCTCAACAAGGCCATCAAGGACCAGATGGGCCCCGGCTACGACGGGAGCAAGACGACCTCCGATCTCGACGCGGCGTTCAAAACGGCCGTCGACTCCGCCGCCACCTCCAAGCCCGAGGCTAAGGACACCGAC CTATATTCAAAAGAAATTCACCATCTGTTCTTAGGCTAG